A genomic region of Lachnoclostridium edouardi contains the following coding sequences:
- a CDS encoding epoxyqueuosine reductase QueH, which produces MTVRNYQKDLEKLIEKNMQEEKMPKLLLHSCCAPCSSYVMEYLSKYFQITIYYFNPNIFPPEEYEKRVREQENLIHKMNLPGNVKLLEGEYKPEEFFQMAKGLEKEPEGGERCFLCYEMRLRKTAQEAVRGGYDYFATTLSISPLKNAGKLNEIGEKVGKEWGALWLPSDFKKKNGYKRSVELSKEYHLYRQDYCGCVYSKAERTKNL; this is translated from the coding sequence ATGACAGTGAGAAATTATCAAAAGGATTTGGAAAAGCTGATAGAAAAAAACATGCAGGAAGAAAAAATGCCAAAGCTTTTGCTTCACAGCTGCTGTGCTCCTTGCAGCAGCTACGTTATGGAATATTTATCAAAATATTTTCAAATTACTATATACTATTTTAACCCTAATATTTTTCCTCCTGAAGAATATGAAAAGCGGGTAAGGGAACAGGAAAACCTTATTCACAAAATGAATTTGCCTGGAAACGTAAAGCTTTTGGAGGGGGAATACAAGCCGGAGGAGTTTTTCCAGATGGCAAAAGGCTTAGAAAAGGAGCCGGAAGGGGGAGAAAGATGCTTTTTATGCTATGAAATGCGTCTGAGAAAAACTGCTCAGGAGGCAGTAAGAGGCGGATATGATTATTTTGCAACTACCTTATCTATCAGCCCTTTAAAAAATGCAGGAAAGCTAAATGAAATAGGAGAGAAAGTTGGAAAAGAGTGGGGAGCGCTTTGGCTGCCCTCTGATTTTAAAAAGAAAAACGGATATAAAAGATCTGTGGAATTGTCTAAGGAATACCACTTGTACAGACAGGATTACTGTGGCTGCGTATATTCTAAGGCAGAGCGGACCAAGAACCTTTAA